The following coding sequences lie in one Takifugu flavidus isolate HTHZ2018 chromosome 4, ASM371156v2, whole genome shotgun sequence genomic window:
- the mfap2 gene encoding microfibrillar-associated protein 2 isoform X2 — protein MRVLLLICMPEDFGLDYFPETTDSQFQLLQGKPGVRPEKPESDLVTEPTEPGPLDCREEQYPCTRLYSVHKPCKQCLNSLCFYSLRRVYVINKEVCVRTVCAHEELLRADLCRDQFSRCGVAALSGGCSSLGGSCGKSCGGC, from the exons ATGAGAGTCCTCCTTCTAATCTGCATGCCAG AGGACTTTGGGCTAGATTATTTTCCTG AAACCACAGATTCTCAGTTTCAGCTGCTTCAGGGCAAGCCGGGGGTTCGTCCAGAGAAGCCAG AGTCTGACCTGGTGACGGAGCCCACAGAGCCCGGCCCTCTGG ATTGCAGGGAGGAGCAGTATCCCTGCACCAGACTCTACTCTGTTCACAAGCCATGCAAACAGTGTCTGAACAGCCTCTGCTTCTACAg TTTGCGACGAGTGTATGTCATCAacaaagaggtgtgtgtgaggaccgTGTGTGCACACGAAGAGCTGCTCAGAG cggACCTGTGTCGTGATCAGTTCTCTCGCTGCGGGGTGGCAGCACTGAGTGGCGGCTGCTCATCGCTGGGAGGAAGCTGTGGGAAAAGCTGTGGAGGCTGCTGA
- the mfap2 gene encoding microfibrillar-associated protein 2 isoform X1, with product MRVLLLICMPAVLLAQAQYQEPFPFLEDFGLDYFPETTDSQFQLLQGKPGVRPEKPESDLVTEPTEPGPLDCREEQYPCTRLYSVHKPCKQCLNSLCFYSLRRVYVINKEVCVRTVCAHEELLRADLCRDQFSRCGVAALSGGCSSLGGSCGKSCGGC from the exons ATGAGAGTCCTCCTTCTAATCTGCATGCCAG CTGTGCTGCTCGCCCAGGCCCAGTACCAGGAACCCTTCCCTTTTTTGG AGGACTTTGGGCTAGATTATTTTCCTG AAACCACAGATTCTCAGTTTCAGCTGCTTCAGGGCAAGCCGGGGGTTCGTCCAGAGAAGCCAG AGTCTGACCTGGTGACGGAGCCCACAGAGCCCGGCCCTCTGG ATTGCAGGGAGGAGCAGTATCCCTGCACCAGACTCTACTCTGTTCACAAGCCATGCAAACAGTGTCTGAACAGCCTCTGCTTCTACAg TTTGCGACGAGTGTATGTCATCAacaaagaggtgtgtgtgaggaccgTGTGTGCACACGAAGAGCTGCTCAGAG cggACCTGTGTCGTGATCAGTTCTCTCGCTGCGGGGTGGCAGCACTGAGTGGCGGCTGCTCATCGCTGGGAGGAAGCTGTGGGAAAAGCTGTGGAGGCTGCTGA